One genomic segment of Centropristis striata isolate RG_2023a ecotype Rhode Island chromosome 13, C.striata_1.0, whole genome shotgun sequence includes these proteins:
- the LOC131984182 gene encoding uncharacterized protein LOC131984182, translated as MHLKQKGYCFGVLLVNTIITMTLPSAGRCGPTVHSNQPDPQLALRHDRSGGSATEGLSQPADREAGERPHGDSRPVEKSTNLPDFHNSDNTDGTQADTSEGPGYTIGANTASSAADRGFKTRKIPERGEGQRLYTSIIPPDKECRKGDIEHVVLGKFYITGQLEPNPNVGFQSDSAVSVQAQGGQERVRGQRVSASEEIWQRLQPVVECGDAMTLTVRKRRAVQLQLDRVNESSVPLSQLQPHCGYSVQTTWRDLSLRAQYDACHVTQEDDSFVLPLLWRGTPVKMSCPASEMQPQATGPSSLCCSPYGMTVKVQGLHDTEELRVNVRGEWTPLVALAEQCGYILDRQHAETVIAAPFVTCGITVKDGKYTLSLQVGEKTFTLSCPVSVPEALPLTHHPPVTSPQHLTRKPAAQQSLEPFPWAPPFYLAPPYYPHPTYNLKSPQPDGLDAYNPPTPSSLSPDNTFGPHPLPPVDSPPDYPVYSHYHTPVEESYKHVHVPQSSTDEAEVSSLWYPDLQQKQKTPVFGVSEKPSAASPLQPPSHAFNPYYHYYHHPKIPLPGPPQDPDPGPEVPREVPLNNPHNYEYPMLPPQQSESPSLQFVPQAASHPYTLPTSPPETSAPHTPDPPQPYPYFYYFPHVARGEARRLAPLTLDTAAKTNLSDHQNTKSAVSVSPLPRSQQDHDDFNLNPYIDHLREVINEPESSPEVVKHPLLSEDDDDDDDDYDDYDVEEELDDIKRHSAPPTPKPPGPVPPPEQPSNRAPSPDYDPSPYPYYLHPYYHYYQMYYGPDSLHTTENHVSPTSKEALDPPLPASPPPPQPPSDQHQTTPPTTKSMYDVHNGLLHPYYYYYHHLFYHPKASEHNQDPHPAGSVNSETTSKPESPLHSDYSGMDWMLDPSMSQLLHSHFYNLSAHYITQQHAYYPFGHPGEEEGTEERLDSEMKDQANPSTPSASPCGLGPVSDSDGSISLGCCSYPVKDCTMGPYLIFSVPDSVLEPTVAPPAHPSEVSNVSCTLQKLTSDPDIYTVPLDGCGVNKHVFGEKVVHLLEVNGIHSLQQAQPVRLMVECSSSPGSPGEVRLHVMDEPPPPPVQSAPAPATVQLRIAKDESFTSFHPETHLPLSLMRGRTVYVELSLLDPPVPGLVLLVHSCLAYTQAPYTSWLPIYDGCLEGSGDSQLLPSPRSDPHHTRRILISGFLSLPSESPSYPAEGGSSHLYDPEIHLLCLTEVCSTADGDCSVSCINSPISDV; from the exons ATGCATTTGAAACAAAAAGGATACTGCTTCGGTGTCCTTCTCGTCAACACCATAATAACTATGACATTACCGTCAGCGGGCCGGTGCGGGCCCACTGTCCACTCCAACCAACCAGACCCCCAGCTGGCCCTCCGCCATGACAGGAGCGGCGGGTCGGCGACCGAAGGCCTCAGTCAGCCGGCCGACCGAGAGGCCGGAGAGCGGCCACACGGAGACTCAAGGCCGGTAGAAAAGTCGACAAACCTCCCGGACTTTCACAACTCCGACAACACGGACGGGACACAAGCTGACACCTCTGAGGGGCCTGGATACACAATAGGAGCAAACACGGCGTCTTCTGCGGCTGACAGAGGCTTTAAAACCCGAAAAATTCCGGAGCGAGGCGAAGGGCAGCGGCTGTATACTTCTATTATCCCTCCTGATAAAGAGTGCAGGAAGGGGGACATTGAACATGTCGTCCTGGGCAAGTTTTATATAACTGGTCAACTGGAGCCAAATCCTAATGTGGGCTTCCAGTCAGACTCTGCTGTTTCAG TGCAGGCTCAGGGAGGCCAGGagagggtcagaggtcagcggGTCAGCGCCTCAGAGGAGATCTGGCAGAGGCTGCAGCCCGTGGTGGAGTGTGGAGACGCCATGACCCTCACTGTCAGGAAGAGACGAGCTGTACAACTACAGCTGGACCGAG TGAATGAGTCATCTGTGCCCCTGTCCCAGCTGCAACCACATTGTGGCTACTCTGTTCAGACCACGTGGAGAGACCTCAGTCTGAGGGCTCAGTATGATGCCTGCCATGTCACACAGGAG GATGACAGTTTTGTGTTGCCGCTGCTGTGGAGGGGGACTCCAGTCAAGATGTCCTGCCCGGCCTCTGAGATGCAGCCTCAGGCCACGGGCCCCTCCTCACTCTGCTGCTCCCCGTATGGTATGACTGTCAAAGTGCAGGGCCTCCATGATACAGAGGAGCTAAGGGTAAATg TCCGAGGAGAATGGACCCCTTTGGTTGCATTAGCTGAGCAGTGTGGCTACATACTGGACAGACAACATGCAGAAACTGTTATCGCTGCTCCATTCGTTACGTGTGGCATCACAGTAAAG gatgGAAAATACACGCTGTCTCTTCAGGTAGGAGAGAAGACGTTTACACTGTCCTGCCCCGTCTCTGTCCCTGAAGCACTCCCACTGACCCATCACCCTCCAGTCACCAGCCCTCAGCATCTAACCAGAAAGCCAGCAGCGCAACAATCCCTGGAGCCTTTTCCATGGGCTCCACCTTTCTACCTGGCCCCGCCTTACTACCCCCACCCTACCTATAACCTCAAGTCTCCTCAACCTGATGGACTGGATGCATATAACCCTCCTACTCCCTCATCCCTCAGCCCAGATAATACATTTGGTCCACATCCTCTCCCTCCTGTTGATTCCCCGCCAGACTATCCGGTCTACTCCCACTACCACACTCCAGTAGAAGAGTCTTATAAACATGTCCACGTACCTCAGTCATCTACCGATGAGGCTGAAGTTTCAAGTCTGTGGTACCCAGATCTCCAACAAAAGCAGAAAACTCCTGTCTTTGGTGTTTCTGAGAAGCCGAGTGCTGCATCTCCCCTCCAGCCCCCCAGCCATGCCTTCAATCCCTACTATCACTACTACCACCACCCTAAAATCCCTCTTCCTGGCCCACCTCAAGACCCTGATCCAGGCCCTGAGGTGCCTAGAGAAGTACCTTTAAATAATCCTCATAACTATGAATATCCAATGTTGCCCCCACAGCAGTCTGAGTCTCCATCCCTTCAGTTCGTGCCCCAGGCTGCCTCTCATCCTTACACCCTTCCAACAAGTCCCCCAGAAACCTCTGCACCTCACACTCCTGATCCTCCACAGCCATATCCATACTTCTATTACTTTCCACACGTTGCTCGAGGCGAGGCCAGGAGATTGGCTCCTCTCACTCTCGACACAGCCGCTAAAACAAATTTGTCCGATCACCAAAACACAAAGTCGGCCGTCTCTGTTTCTCCACTTCCTCGCTCACAACAAGATCATGATGACTTTAACTTAAATCCTTACATAGATCACCTAAGAGAAGTGATTAACGAACCAGAAAGTAGTCCAGAAGTGGTCAAACATCCACTTTTAtctgaagatgatgatgatgatgatgatgattatgacGACTATGATGTAGAAGAAGAGCTggatgacataaaaagacactctGCTCCTCCGACTCCTAAGCCTCCTGGACCCGTTCCTCCTCCTGAACAACCCTCTAACCGTGCTCCATCACCAGACTATGATCCTTCTCCTTACCCATACTACCTCCACccttattatcattactatcaGATGTATTATGGACCTGACAGtttacacacaactgaaaatCATGTGTCTCCAACATCCAAAGAAGCTTTGGACCCTCCGCTTCCAGCATCTCCCCCTCCACCACAGCCCCCATCTGATCAACATCAAACCACTCCTCCGACCACAAAATCAATGTATGATGTTCACAATGGCCTCTTACATCCTTACTACTATTATTACCACCACCTCTTCTACCACCCTAAAGCGTCTGAACACAACCAGGACCCTCATCCTGCAGGCAGTGTGAACTCTGAGACAACATCAAAACCAGAATCTCCGCTCCACTCTGACTACAGCGGGATGGACTGGATGCTTGATCCCAGCATGTCTCAGCTGCTGCACAGCCACTTTTATAACCTCAGTGCCCATTATATCACCCAACAACATGCATATTATCCTTTTGGGCATCCTGGTGAAGAAGAAGGAACAGAAGAGAGGCTGGATAGTGAAATGAAAG ATCAGGCCAACCCGTCCACTCCCTCTGCCTCGCCCTGTGGCCTTGGCCCCGTGTCAGATTCTGACGGCAGCATCTCTCTGGGCTGCTGCTCGTACCCGGTGAAGG ACTGTACAATGGGGCCGTATTTAATCTTCTCGGTGCCGGACTCTGTGCTGGAGCCCACAGTTGCCCCCCCTGCTCACCCCTCTGAGGTCAGTAATGTGTCCTGCACACTGCAGAAGCTGACCTCCGACCCCGACATCTACACTGTCCCCCTGGATGGCTGTGGAGTAAACAAACAT GTGTTTGGTGAGAAAGTGGTTCATCTGTTGGAAGTCAATGGTATCCACTCTCTTCAACAAGCCCAACCAGTAAG GTTGATGGTGGAATGTAGCTCCTCCCCGGGTTCCCCAGGTGAAGTGAGGCTCCATGTGATGGATGAACCTCCTCCACCACCCGTTCAGTCTGCACCAGCCCCTGCTACTGTGCAGCTGAGAATAGCCAAAG atgagTCCTTCACCAGCTTCCACCCTGAGACTCACCTGCCTCTCAGCCTCATGCGAGGCAGAACCGTTTATGTGGAGTTGAGCCTGCTGGACCCTCCAGTGCCGGGTCTGGTGCTGCTGGTTCACTCCTGCCTGGCCTACACTCAGGCTCCCTACACCAGCTGGCTGCCTATTTATGATGG CTGTCTCGAAGGCAGCGGTGATTCACAGCTGCTTCCTTCCCCACGCTCCGACCCCCACCACACCCGGAGAATCCTAATCTCTGGCTTCCTGTCCCTGCCCTCAGAAAGTCCCTCCTATCCAGCTGAAGGAGGGTCCTCTCACCTGTACGACCCAGAG aTCCACCTCTTGTGTCTGACAGAAGTGTGCTCTACGGCAGATGGTGACTGCAGTGTCAGCTGCATTAACA gTCCAATCAGTGACGTGTGA